In a single window of the Corvus cornix cornix isolate S_Up_H32 chromosome 22, ASM73873v5, whole genome shotgun sequence genome:
- the FGFR1 gene encoding fibroblast growth factor receptor 1 isoform X5, which yields MFTWRCLILWAVLVAAALSAARPAPTLPDQDALPSAEDDDDEDDSSSEEKEADNTKPNQAIAPYWTYPEKMEKKLHAVPAAKTVKFKCPSSGTPNPTLRWLKNGKEFKPDHRIGGYKVRQATWSIIMDSVVPSDKGNYTCIVENKYGSINHTYQLDVVERSPHRPILQAGLPANKTVALGSNVEFVCKVYSDPQPHIQWLKHIEVNGSKIGPDNLPYVQILKHSGINSSDAEVLTLYNVTEAESGEYVCKVSNYIGEANQSAWLTVTRPLATAIEDTPTMMTSPFYLEIIIYCIGAFLISCMVVTIIIYKLKSTTKKTDFNSQLAVHKLAKSIPLRRQVTVSADSSSSMNSGVMLVRPSRLSSSGTPMLAGVSEYELPEDPRWELPRDRLILGKPLGEGCFGQVVLAEAIGLDKDKPNRVTKVAVKMLKSDATEKDLSDLISEMEMMKMIGKHKNIINLLGACTQDGPLYVIVEYASKGNLREYLQARRPPGMEYCYNPTRVPEEQLSFKDLVSCAYQVARGMEYLASKKCIHRDLAARNVLVTEDNVMKIADFGLARDIHHIDYYKKTTNGRLPVKWMAPEALFDRIYTHQSDVWSFGVLLWEIFTLGGSPYPGVPVEELFKLLKEGHRMDKPSNCTNELYMMMRDCWHAVPSQRPTFKQLVEDLDRIVAMTSNQEYLDLSMPLDQYSPGFPDTRSSTCSSGEDSVFSHDPLPDEPCLPKFPPQHSNGGLKRH from the exons atgtTTACCTGGCGGTGCCTCATCCTTTGGGCTGTGCTGGTCGCAGCCGCGCTCTCCGCTGCCCGGCCGGCCCCCACCCTGCCCGACCAAG ACGCTCTCCCCTCTGcggaggatgatgatgatgaagatgattCCTCGTCGGAGGAGAAGGAGGCGGATAACACCAAGCCGAACC aggCCATCGCTCCATACTGGACCTATCCCGAGAAGATGGAGAAGAAGCTCcatgctgtccctgctgccaaaACAGTGAAATTCAAGTGTCCGTCGAGCGGGACGCCCAACCCCACCCTGCGCTGGCTGAAGAACGGCAAAGAGTTCAAGCCTGACCACCGCATCGGGGGGTACAAG gtCCGCCAGGCCACCTGGAGCATCATCATGGACTCGGTGGTGCCGTCCGATAAGGGCAACTACACCTGCATCGTGGAGAACAAGTACGGGAGCATCAACCACACCTACCAGCTGGATGTCGTGG AGCGGTCCCCACACCGGCCCatcctgcaggcagggctgcccgCCAACAAGACAGTGGCCCTGGGCAGCAACGTGGAGTTTGTCTGCAAGGTGTACAGCGACCCTCAGCCCCACATCCAGTGGCTGAAGCACATTGAGGTGAACGGCAGCAAGATTGGCCCCGACAACCTGCCCTACGTGCAGATCCTGAAG CACTCGGGGATTAATAGCTCTGATGCGGAGGTGCTGACCCTGTATAATGTGACAGAGGCGGAGAGCGGGGAGTATGTTTGTAAGGTTTCCAATTATATTGGCGAGGCCAACCAGTCTGCGTGGCTCACTGTCACCAGGCCCCTGGCCACAG CTATTGAAGACACCCCAACCATGATGACATCTCCCTTCTACCTGGAGATCATCATCTACTGCATTGGGGCCTTCCTCATCTCCTGCATGGTGGTGACCATCATCATCTACAAGCTGAAGAGCACCACCAAGAAGACAGACTTCAACAGCCAGCTGGCCGTGCACAAGCTGGCCAAGAGCATCCCCCTGCGCAGACAGGTAACA GTGTCGGCCGACTCCAGCTCATCCATGAACTCGGGCGTGATGCTGGTGCGGCCCTCGCGCCTCTCCTCCAGCGGCACCCCCATGCTGGCCGGCGTCTCCGAGTACGAGCTCCCCGAGGACCCGCGCTGGGAGCTGCCCCGGGACAG GCTGATCCTGGGCAAGCCTCTGGGAGAAGGGTGCTTTGGGCAGGTGGTGCTGGCAGAAGCCATTGGCCTTGACAAGGACAAGCCCAACCGTGTGACCAAGGTGGCGGTGAAGATGCTCAAGT CCGACGCCACGGAGAAGGACTTGTCTGACCTCATCTCTGAGATGGAGATGATGAAGATGATTGGCAAGCACAAGAACATCATCAACCTGCTGGGAGCCTGCACACAGGATG GACCCCTCTACGTGATCGTGGAATATGCCAGCAAGGGCAACCTACGGGAGTACCTGCAGGCGCGGCGGCCCCCGGGCATGGAGTACTGCTACAACCCCACCCGCGTCCCCGAGGAGCAGCTCTCCTTCAAGGACCTGGTCTCCTGTGCCTACCAGGTGGCACGGGGCATGGAGTACCTGGCCTCCAAGAAG TGCATCCACAGGGACCTGGCAGCCAGGAACGTCCTGGTGACGGAGGACAACGTGATGAAGATCGCTGACTTTGGGCTGGCCCGTGACATCCACCACATCGATTACTACAAGAAGACAACAAAT GGTCGCCTGCCAGTGAAGTGGATGGCTCCTGAGGCTCTCTTTGACAGAATCTACACCCACCAGAGTGACGT GTGGTCCTTCggggtgctgctgtgggagatTTTCACGCTGGGTGGGTCACCCTACCCCGGCGTGCCCGTTGAGGAGCTCTTCAAGCTGCTGAAGGAAGGTCACAGGATGGACAAGCCGAGCAACTGCACCAACGAGCT GTACATGATGATGAGGGATTGCTGGCACGCCGTCCCTTCCCAGAGACCCACCTTCAAGCAGCTGGTGGAGGACCTGGACCGGATCGTGGCCATGACCTCCAACCAG GAGTACCTGGACCTCTCCATGCCGCTGGATCAGTATTCTCCCGGCTTCCCAGACACCCGCAGCTCCACCTGCTCCTCAGGAGAGGACTCTGTTTTTTCCCACGACCCGCTCCCGGATGAGCCGTGCCTTCCCAAGTTCCCCCCTCAGCACAGCAACGGTGGACTGAAGCGACACTGA
- the FGFR1 gene encoding fibroblast growth factor receptor 1 isoform X6, which produces MFTWRCLILWAVLVAAALSAARPAPTLPDQDALPSAEDDDDEDDSSSEEKEADNTKPNQAIAPYWTYPEKMEKKLHAVPAAKTVKFKCPSSGTPNPTLRWLKNGKEFKPDHRIGGYKVRQATWSIIMDSVVPSDKGNYTCIVENKYGSINHTYQLDVVERSPHRPILQAGLPANKTVALGSNVEFVCKVYSDPQPHIQWLKHIEVNGSKIGPDNLPYVQILKTAGVNTTDKEMEVLHLRNVSFEDAGEYTCLAGNSIGISHHSAWLTVLEAIEDTPTMMTSPFYLEIIIYCIGAFLISCMVVTIIIYKLKSTTKKTDFNSQLAVHKLAKSIPLRRQVTVSADSSSSMNSGVMLVRPSRLSSSGTPMLAGVSEYELPEDPRWELPRDRLILGKPLGEGCFGQVVLAEAIGLDKDKPNRVTKVAVKMLKSDATEKDLSDLISEMEMMKMIGKHKNIINLLGACTQDGPLYVIVEYASKGNLREYLQARRPPGMEYCYNPTRVPEEQLSFKDLVSCAYQVARGMEYLASKKCIHRDLAARNVLVTEDNVMKIADFGLARDIHHIDYYKKTTNGRLPVKWMAPEALFDRIYTHQSDVWSFGVLLWEIFTLGGSPYPGVPVEELFKLLKEGHRMDKPSNCTNELYMMMRDCWHAVPSQRPTFKQLVEDLDRIVAMTSNQEYLDLSMPLDQYSPGFPDTRSSTCSSGEDSVFSHDPLPDEPCLPKFPPQHSNGGLKRH; this is translated from the exons atgtTTACCTGGCGGTGCCTCATCCTTTGGGCTGTGCTGGTCGCAGCCGCGCTCTCCGCTGCCCGGCCGGCCCCCACCCTGCCCGACCAAG ACGCTCTCCCCTCTGcggaggatgatgatgatgaagatgattCCTCGTCGGAGGAGAAGGAGGCGGATAACACCAAGCCGAACC aggCCATCGCTCCATACTGGACCTATCCCGAGAAGATGGAGAAGAAGCTCcatgctgtccctgctgccaaaACAGTGAAATTCAAGTGTCCGTCGAGCGGGACGCCCAACCCCACCCTGCGCTGGCTGAAGAACGGCAAAGAGTTCAAGCCTGACCACCGCATCGGGGGGTACAAG gtCCGCCAGGCCACCTGGAGCATCATCATGGACTCGGTGGTGCCGTCCGATAAGGGCAACTACACCTGCATCGTGGAGAACAAGTACGGGAGCATCAACCACACCTACCAGCTGGATGTCGTGG AGCGGTCCCCACACCGGCCCatcctgcaggcagggctgcccgCCAACAAGACAGTGGCCCTGGGCAGCAACGTGGAGTTTGTCTGCAAGGTGTACAGCGACCCTCAGCCCCACATCCAGTGGCTGAAGCACATTGAGGTGAACGGCAGCAAGATTGGCCCCGACAACCTGCCCTACGTGCAGATCCTGAAG acGGCTGGTGTTAACACGACAGACAAAGAAATGGAAGTCCTTCACTTAAGGAATGTCTCATTTGAGGATGCTGGGGAGTATACATGTTTGGCGGGTAATTCTATTGGGATCTCCCATCACTCTGCATGGTTGACAGTTCTCGAAG CTATTGAAGACACCCCAACCATGATGACATCTCCCTTCTACCTGGAGATCATCATCTACTGCATTGGGGCCTTCCTCATCTCCTGCATGGTGGTGACCATCATCATCTACAAGCTGAAGAGCACCACCAAGAAGACAGACTTCAACAGCCAGCTGGCCGTGCACAAGCTGGCCAAGAGCATCCCCCTGCGCAGACAGGTAACA GTGTCGGCCGACTCCAGCTCATCCATGAACTCGGGCGTGATGCTGGTGCGGCCCTCGCGCCTCTCCTCCAGCGGCACCCCCATGCTGGCCGGCGTCTCCGAGTACGAGCTCCCCGAGGACCCGCGCTGGGAGCTGCCCCGGGACAG GCTGATCCTGGGCAAGCCTCTGGGAGAAGGGTGCTTTGGGCAGGTGGTGCTGGCAGAAGCCATTGGCCTTGACAAGGACAAGCCCAACCGTGTGACCAAGGTGGCGGTGAAGATGCTCAAGT CCGACGCCACGGAGAAGGACTTGTCTGACCTCATCTCTGAGATGGAGATGATGAAGATGATTGGCAAGCACAAGAACATCATCAACCTGCTGGGAGCCTGCACACAGGATG GACCCCTCTACGTGATCGTGGAATATGCCAGCAAGGGCAACCTACGGGAGTACCTGCAGGCGCGGCGGCCCCCGGGCATGGAGTACTGCTACAACCCCACCCGCGTCCCCGAGGAGCAGCTCTCCTTCAAGGACCTGGTCTCCTGTGCCTACCAGGTGGCACGGGGCATGGAGTACCTGGCCTCCAAGAAG TGCATCCACAGGGACCTGGCAGCCAGGAACGTCCTGGTGACGGAGGACAACGTGATGAAGATCGCTGACTTTGGGCTGGCCCGTGACATCCACCACATCGATTACTACAAGAAGACAACAAAT GGTCGCCTGCCAGTGAAGTGGATGGCTCCTGAGGCTCTCTTTGACAGAATCTACACCCACCAGAGTGACGT GTGGTCCTTCggggtgctgctgtgggagatTTTCACGCTGGGTGGGTCACCCTACCCCGGCGTGCCCGTTGAGGAGCTCTTCAAGCTGCTGAAGGAAGGTCACAGGATGGACAAGCCGAGCAACTGCACCAACGAGCT GTACATGATGATGAGGGATTGCTGGCACGCCGTCCCTTCCCAGAGACCCACCTTCAAGCAGCTGGTGGAGGACCTGGACCGGATCGTGGCCATGACCTCCAACCAG GAGTACCTGGACCTCTCCATGCCGCTGGATCAGTATTCTCCCGGCTTCCCAGACACCCGCAGCTCCACCTGCTCCTCAGGAGAGGACTCTGTTTTTTCCCACGACCCGCTCCCGGATGAGCCGTGCCTTCCCAAGTTCCCCCCTCAGCACAGCAACGGTGGACTGAAGCGACACTGA
- the FGFR1 gene encoding fibroblast growth factor receptor 1 isoform X7: MFTWRCLILWAVLVAAALSAARPAPTLPDQDALPSAEDDDDEDDSSSEEKEADNTKPNQAIAPYWTYPEKMEKKLHAVPAAKTVKFKCPSSGTPNPTLRWLKNGKEFKPDHRIGGYKVRQATWSIIMDSVVPSDKGNYTCIVENKYGSINHTYQLDVVERSPHRPILQAGLPANKTVALGSNVEFVCKVYSDPQPHIQWLKHIEVNGSKIGPDNLPYVQILKTAGVNTTDKEMEVLHLRNVSFEDAGEYTCLAGNSIGISHHSAWLTVLEAIEDTPTMMTSPFYLEIIIYCIGAFLISCMVVTIIIYKLKSTTKKTDFNSQLAVHKLAKSIPLRRQVSADSSSSMNSGVMLVRPSRLSSSGTPMLAGVSEYELPEDPRWELPRDRLILGKPLGEGCFGQVVLAEAIGLDKDKPNRVTKVAVKMLKSDATEKDLSDLISEMEMMKMIGKHKNIINLLGACTQDGPLYVIVEYASKGNLREYLQARRPPGMEYCYNPTRVPEEQLSFKDLVSCAYQVARGMEYLASKKCIHRDLAARNVLVTEDNVMKIADFGLARDIHHIDYYKKTTNGRLPVKWMAPEALFDRIYTHQSDVWSFGVLLWEIFTLGGSPYPGVPVEELFKLLKEGHRMDKPSNCTNELYMMMRDCWHAVPSQRPTFKQLVEDLDRIVAMTSNQEYLDLSMPLDQYSPGFPDTRSSTCSSGEDSVFSHDPLPDEPCLPKFPPQHSNGGLKRH, translated from the exons atgtTTACCTGGCGGTGCCTCATCCTTTGGGCTGTGCTGGTCGCAGCCGCGCTCTCCGCTGCCCGGCCGGCCCCCACCCTGCCCGACCAAG ACGCTCTCCCCTCTGcggaggatgatgatgatgaagatgattCCTCGTCGGAGGAGAAGGAGGCGGATAACACCAAGCCGAACC aggCCATCGCTCCATACTGGACCTATCCCGAGAAGATGGAGAAGAAGCTCcatgctgtccctgctgccaaaACAGTGAAATTCAAGTGTCCGTCGAGCGGGACGCCCAACCCCACCCTGCGCTGGCTGAAGAACGGCAAAGAGTTCAAGCCTGACCACCGCATCGGGGGGTACAAG gtCCGCCAGGCCACCTGGAGCATCATCATGGACTCGGTGGTGCCGTCCGATAAGGGCAACTACACCTGCATCGTGGAGAACAAGTACGGGAGCATCAACCACACCTACCAGCTGGATGTCGTGG AGCGGTCCCCACACCGGCCCatcctgcaggcagggctgcccgCCAACAAGACAGTGGCCCTGGGCAGCAACGTGGAGTTTGTCTGCAAGGTGTACAGCGACCCTCAGCCCCACATCCAGTGGCTGAAGCACATTGAGGTGAACGGCAGCAAGATTGGCCCCGACAACCTGCCCTACGTGCAGATCCTGAAG acGGCTGGTGTTAACACGACAGACAAAGAAATGGAAGTCCTTCACTTAAGGAATGTCTCATTTGAGGATGCTGGGGAGTATACATGTTTGGCGGGTAATTCTATTGGGATCTCCCATCACTCTGCATGGTTGACAGTTCTCGAAG CTATTGAAGACACCCCAACCATGATGACATCTCCCTTCTACCTGGAGATCATCATCTACTGCATTGGGGCCTTCCTCATCTCCTGCATGGTGGTGACCATCATCATCTACAAGCTGAAGAGCACCACCAAGAAGACAGACTTCAACAGCCAGCTGGCCGTGCACAAGCTGGCCAAGAGCATCCCCCTGCGCAGACAG GTGTCGGCCGACTCCAGCTCATCCATGAACTCGGGCGTGATGCTGGTGCGGCCCTCGCGCCTCTCCTCCAGCGGCACCCCCATGCTGGCCGGCGTCTCCGAGTACGAGCTCCCCGAGGACCCGCGCTGGGAGCTGCCCCGGGACAG GCTGATCCTGGGCAAGCCTCTGGGAGAAGGGTGCTTTGGGCAGGTGGTGCTGGCAGAAGCCATTGGCCTTGACAAGGACAAGCCCAACCGTGTGACCAAGGTGGCGGTGAAGATGCTCAAGT CCGACGCCACGGAGAAGGACTTGTCTGACCTCATCTCTGAGATGGAGATGATGAAGATGATTGGCAAGCACAAGAACATCATCAACCTGCTGGGAGCCTGCACACAGGATG GACCCCTCTACGTGATCGTGGAATATGCCAGCAAGGGCAACCTACGGGAGTACCTGCAGGCGCGGCGGCCCCCGGGCATGGAGTACTGCTACAACCCCACCCGCGTCCCCGAGGAGCAGCTCTCCTTCAAGGACCTGGTCTCCTGTGCCTACCAGGTGGCACGGGGCATGGAGTACCTGGCCTCCAAGAAG TGCATCCACAGGGACCTGGCAGCCAGGAACGTCCTGGTGACGGAGGACAACGTGATGAAGATCGCTGACTTTGGGCTGGCCCGTGACATCCACCACATCGATTACTACAAGAAGACAACAAAT GGTCGCCTGCCAGTGAAGTGGATGGCTCCTGAGGCTCTCTTTGACAGAATCTACACCCACCAGAGTGACGT GTGGTCCTTCggggtgctgctgtgggagatTTTCACGCTGGGTGGGTCACCCTACCCCGGCGTGCCCGTTGAGGAGCTCTTCAAGCTGCTGAAGGAAGGTCACAGGATGGACAAGCCGAGCAACTGCACCAACGAGCT GTACATGATGATGAGGGATTGCTGGCACGCCGTCCCTTCCCAGAGACCCACCTTCAAGCAGCTGGTGGAGGACCTGGACCGGATCGTGGCCATGACCTCCAACCAG GAGTACCTGGACCTCTCCATGCCGCTGGATCAGTATTCTCCCGGCTTCCCAGACACCCGCAGCTCCACCTGCTCCTCAGGAGAGGACTCTGTTTTTTCCCACGACCCGCTCCCGGATGAGCCGTGCCTTCCCAAGTTCCCCCCTCAGCACAGCAACGGTGGACTGAAGCGACACTGA
- the FGFR1 gene encoding fibroblast growth factor receptor 1 isoform X1 has translation MFTWRCLILWAVLVAAALSAARPAPTLPDQALPKAKIEVESYSAHPGDLLQLRCRLRDDVQSINWVRDGVQLAENNRTRITGEEVEVRDVVPEDSGLYACMTNSPSGSETTYFSVNISDALPSAEDDDDEDDSSSEEKEADNTKPNQAIAPYWTYPEKMEKKLHAVPAAKTVKFKCPSSGTPNPTLRWLKNGKEFKPDHRIGGYKVRQATWSIIMDSVVPSDKGNYTCIVENKYGSINHTYQLDVVERSPHRPILQAGLPANKTVALGSNVEFVCKVYSDPQPHIQWLKHIEVNGSKIGPDNLPYVQILKHSGINSSDAEVLTLYNVTEAESGEYVCKVSNYIGEANQSAWLTVTRPLATAIEDTPTMMTSPFYLEIIIYCIGAFLISCMVVTIIIYKLKSTTKKTDFNSQLAVHKLAKSIPLRRQVTVSADSSSSMNSGVMLVRPSRLSSSGTPMLAGVSEYELPEDPRWELPRDRLILGKPLGEGCFGQVVLAEAIGLDKDKPNRVTKVAVKMLKSDATEKDLSDLISEMEMMKMIGKHKNIINLLGACTQDGPLYVIVEYASKGNLREYLQARRPPGMEYCYNPTRVPEEQLSFKDLVSCAYQVARGMEYLASKKCIHRDLAARNVLVTEDNVMKIADFGLARDIHHIDYYKKTTNGRLPVKWMAPEALFDRIYTHQSDVWSFGVLLWEIFTLGGSPYPGVPVEELFKLLKEGHRMDKPSNCTNELYMMMRDCWHAVPSQRPTFKQLVEDLDRIVAMTSNQEYLDLSMPLDQYSPGFPDTRSSTCSSGEDSVFSHDPLPDEPCLPKFPPQHSNGGLKRH, from the exons atgtTTACCTGGCGGTGCCTCATCCTTTGGGCTGTGCTGGTCGCAGCCGCGCTCTCCGCTGCCCGGCCGGCCCCCACCCTGCCCGACCAAG ctctgcccaaaGCAAAAATCGAAGTGGAGTCCTACTCAGCCCACCCCGGTGACCTCCTCCAGCTGCGCTGCCGGCTGCGGGATGATGTCCAGAGCATCAACTGGGTGCGCGATGGCGTCCAGCTGGCTGAGAACAACCGGACGCGCATCACCGGGGAGGAGGTAGAGGTCAGGGACGTGGTGCCCGAGGACTCGGGGCTCTATGCCTGCATGACCAACAGCCCCTCGGGCAGCGAGACCACCTACTTCTCCGTGAACATCTCAG ACGCTCTCCCCTCTGcggaggatgatgatgatgaagatgattCCTCGTCGGAGGAGAAGGAGGCGGATAACACCAAGCCGAACC aggCCATCGCTCCATACTGGACCTATCCCGAGAAGATGGAGAAGAAGCTCcatgctgtccctgctgccaaaACAGTGAAATTCAAGTGTCCGTCGAGCGGGACGCCCAACCCCACCCTGCGCTGGCTGAAGAACGGCAAAGAGTTCAAGCCTGACCACCGCATCGGGGGGTACAAG gtCCGCCAGGCCACCTGGAGCATCATCATGGACTCGGTGGTGCCGTCCGATAAGGGCAACTACACCTGCATCGTGGAGAACAAGTACGGGAGCATCAACCACACCTACCAGCTGGATGTCGTGG AGCGGTCCCCACACCGGCCCatcctgcaggcagggctgcccgCCAACAAGACAGTGGCCCTGGGCAGCAACGTGGAGTTTGTCTGCAAGGTGTACAGCGACCCTCAGCCCCACATCCAGTGGCTGAAGCACATTGAGGTGAACGGCAGCAAGATTGGCCCCGACAACCTGCCCTACGTGCAGATCCTGAAG CACTCGGGGATTAATAGCTCTGATGCGGAGGTGCTGACCCTGTATAATGTGACAGAGGCGGAGAGCGGGGAGTATGTTTGTAAGGTTTCCAATTATATTGGCGAGGCCAACCAGTCTGCGTGGCTCACTGTCACCAGGCCCCTGGCCACAG CTATTGAAGACACCCCAACCATGATGACATCTCCCTTCTACCTGGAGATCATCATCTACTGCATTGGGGCCTTCCTCATCTCCTGCATGGTGGTGACCATCATCATCTACAAGCTGAAGAGCACCACCAAGAAGACAGACTTCAACAGCCAGCTGGCCGTGCACAAGCTGGCCAAGAGCATCCCCCTGCGCAGACAGGTAACA GTGTCGGCCGACTCCAGCTCATCCATGAACTCGGGCGTGATGCTGGTGCGGCCCTCGCGCCTCTCCTCCAGCGGCACCCCCATGCTGGCCGGCGTCTCCGAGTACGAGCTCCCCGAGGACCCGCGCTGGGAGCTGCCCCGGGACAG GCTGATCCTGGGCAAGCCTCTGGGAGAAGGGTGCTTTGGGCAGGTGGTGCTGGCAGAAGCCATTGGCCTTGACAAGGACAAGCCCAACCGTGTGACCAAGGTGGCGGTGAAGATGCTCAAGT CCGACGCCACGGAGAAGGACTTGTCTGACCTCATCTCTGAGATGGAGATGATGAAGATGATTGGCAAGCACAAGAACATCATCAACCTGCTGGGAGCCTGCACACAGGATG GACCCCTCTACGTGATCGTGGAATATGCCAGCAAGGGCAACCTACGGGAGTACCTGCAGGCGCGGCGGCCCCCGGGCATGGAGTACTGCTACAACCCCACCCGCGTCCCCGAGGAGCAGCTCTCCTTCAAGGACCTGGTCTCCTGTGCCTACCAGGTGGCACGGGGCATGGAGTACCTGGCCTCCAAGAAG TGCATCCACAGGGACCTGGCAGCCAGGAACGTCCTGGTGACGGAGGACAACGTGATGAAGATCGCTGACTTTGGGCTGGCCCGTGACATCCACCACATCGATTACTACAAGAAGACAACAAAT GGTCGCCTGCCAGTGAAGTGGATGGCTCCTGAGGCTCTCTTTGACAGAATCTACACCCACCAGAGTGACGT GTGGTCCTTCggggtgctgctgtgggagatTTTCACGCTGGGTGGGTCACCCTACCCCGGCGTGCCCGTTGAGGAGCTCTTCAAGCTGCTGAAGGAAGGTCACAGGATGGACAAGCCGAGCAACTGCACCAACGAGCT GTACATGATGATGAGGGATTGCTGGCACGCCGTCCCTTCCCAGAGACCCACCTTCAAGCAGCTGGTGGAGGACCTGGACCGGATCGTGGCCATGACCTCCAACCAG GAGTACCTGGACCTCTCCATGCCGCTGGATCAGTATTCTCCCGGCTTCCCAGACACCCGCAGCTCCACCTGCTCCTCAGGAGAGGACTCTGTTTTTTCCCACGACCCGCTCCCGGATGAGCCGTGCCTTCCCAAGTTCCCCCCTCAGCACAGCAACGGTGGACTGAAGCGACACTGA